One genomic window of Pirellulales bacterium includes the following:
- a CDS encoding N-acetylneuraminate synthase family protein: MAAADICFGARRLVGPGWPTLVVAEIGQNHNGRLALAEQLIDAAAWAGADAVKFVKRDLDWELSAAAREQPYTSPHAYGATYGEHRQALELSAEEHATLRARAASHGLLCLITASDPPSLDLALQLEVDGLKIASRDLANTPLVERIARAGRPVILSTGMSSWNEIDVAVGQLRGAEATFALLHCTSLYPTPPGEVHLRSMISLATRYDALVGFSDHTIGWLLPPLAVALGAVVIEKHFTLDRRMKGTDHACSLEPDELRQMIADLRQAEVALGRSDKPISPEIGAVRAKLGRSLATRHALPAGALLDESAFVMKSPGDGLGWSERSHLVGRRVARHIPADTTLTWDDVI; this comes from the coding sequence ATGGCCGCCGCAGATATCTGTTTCGGCGCACGGCGACTCGTGGGCCCCGGCTGGCCGACGTTGGTCGTGGCCGAAATCGGTCAGAATCACAATGGCCGCCTGGCGCTCGCCGAACAATTGATCGACGCGGCGGCCTGGGCCGGCGCCGATGCCGTCAAGTTCGTCAAACGCGATCTCGACTGGGAACTCTCGGCGGCCGCGCGCGAGCAACCCTACACGAGCCCCCATGCGTACGGCGCCACCTACGGCGAGCATCGCCAGGCGCTCGAACTTTCGGCCGAGGAGCACGCCACGCTGCGGGCGCGCGCCGCCAGCCACGGGCTGCTCTGCCTCATCACGGCCAGTGATCCGCCGAGCCTCGATTTGGCACTGCAACTTGAAGTGGACGGGCTGAAGATCGCCTCGCGTGACCTGGCCAACACCCCGCTCGTCGAACGCATCGCACGAGCCGGCCGGCCGGTCATCCTCTCGACGGGCATGTCGAGTTGGAACGAAATCGACGTGGCGGTCGGTCAACTGCGAGGGGCCGAAGCGACTTTCGCGCTGCTGCATTGCACGTCGCTTTACCCCACGCCTCCTGGCGAGGTCCACCTGCGAAGCATGATTTCGCTCGCCACACGCTACGACGCGCTCGTCGGCTTTTCCGATCACACGATCGGCTGGCTCCTGCCTCCACTCGCCGTCGCCCTGGGCGCCGTGGTGATCGAGAAGCACTTCACGCTCGACCGCCGCATGAAGGGGACCGATCACGCCTGCTCGCTCGAACCCGACGAGTTGCGTCAGATGATCGCCGACCTACGCCAGGCCGAAGTCGCCCTGGGTCGTAGCGATAAGCCCATCTCTCCCGAAATCGGCGCGGTCCGCGCCAAGCTCGGCCGCAGCCTGGCCACGCGTCATGCGCTGCCTGCCGGCGCGCTACTCGATGAATCGGCCTTCGTGATGAAGTCGCCGGGGGACGGGCTGGGCTGGTCGGAACGAAGCCACCTCGTCGGGCGCCGCGTGGCTCGCCATATTCCCGCCGACACAACACTTACTTGGGACGATGTGATCTAG
- a CDS encoding NTP transferase domain-containing protein: MLKTLGIVQARLGSRRLRGKLARRLGNKSLLEWVVRRVTDCDQLDAVIVAAGNGPDDGNIAELVPSDVPVFVGSEDDVLSRFVAALDSYAAEAVVRVCADNPFIDPHLIDRLVSAAAEHPDCDYISYQSRCGRPVILSPLGVFAEWTSAAALREAAANTQDPLDREHVTRYIYSHPERFKIRLLPAPDSIDRHDVRLTVDLEEDWEHAETIYDALGPEALDYQRIALLLEQQPALRERMAELNRVHIKA, encoded by the coding sequence ATGTTGAAGACATTGGGAATCGTACAGGCGCGACTCGGCTCGCGCCGCTTGCGTGGCAAATTGGCTCGGCGTCTCGGAAACAAATCGCTGCTCGAGTGGGTCGTGCGCCGCGTGACCGATTGCGATCAGTTGGACGCCGTCATCGTGGCAGCGGGCAATGGCCCGGACGATGGTAATATTGCCGAGCTCGTTCCGTCCGACGTGCCGGTCTTTGTCGGCAGCGAGGACGACGTGCTCAGCCGTTTTGTCGCGGCGTTGGACTCGTATGCCGCCGAGGCAGTGGTGCGTGTCTGTGCAGACAATCCGTTCATCGACCCGCATTTGATCGATCGGCTCGTTTCGGCGGCGGCCGAGCACCCGGATTGCGATTACATCAGCTATCAATCGCGCTGCGGCCGCCCGGTAATCCTTTCGCCCCTGGGCGTGTTCGCCGAGTGGACGAGCGCCGCGGCGCTGCGCGAAGCGGCCGCGAACACGCAAGATCCGCTCGATCGCGAGCATGTGACCCGCTACATCTACTCCCACCCCGAGCGATTCAAGATTCGCTTGCTGCCAGCCCCCGATTCGATCGATCGCCACGATGTGCGTCTCACCGTCGACCTGGAGGAAGACTGGGAGCATGCCGAGACGATCTACGATGCCCTCGGTCCCGAGGCGCTCGACTACCAGCGCATTGCCCTGCTGCTCGAGCAGCAGCCCGCCCTACGCGAACGGATGGCGGAGTTGAACCGCGTCCATATCAAGGCTTGA
- a CDS encoding isocitrate lyase/PEP mutase family protein — protein sequence MSTPARRLRELLAAPPIIRSLGVYDAFSARIVEAAGCEMLFLGGFGVAASRLGLPDLGLLTLTEMTDAVRAVSRAVRVPVVADGDTGHGDLLNVERTVREFESAGAAGMLLEDQQFPKRCGHFEGKQLIPTEEMVLKLRAALDARTDPDFVLIARTDARAIEGFEGAVERARQYAAAGADLCFVEAPTSREEIERLPRSVGHPLLVNMLTGGRTPIFSAEELEQLGYRITVCPVAPLLASGAVLRRLATELLSAGRVDHLADKMMTFDEVKQLLGVPELLGLRERLERRR from the coding sequence ATGTCGACCCCCGCACGCCGCTTACGCGAGTTGTTGGCGGCACCACCGATCATTCGCAGCCTGGGCGTTTACGATGCCTTCTCCGCACGCATCGTCGAGGCCGCCGGCTGCGAGATGCTGTTTCTCGGCGGGTTCGGCGTGGCGGCCAGCCGGCTGGGACTGCCCGACCTCGGGCTGCTGACGCTCACCGAAATGACCGATGCCGTGCGCGCCGTGAGCCGTGCCGTGCGCGTGCCGGTGGTCGCCGATGGCGACACCGGTCACGGCGATCTGCTGAACGTCGAGCGCACGGTGCGCGAGTTCGAGTCGGCGGGCGCGGCCGGCATGCTCCTCGAGGATCAACAATTTCCCAAACGCTGCGGGCACTTCGAGGGAAAGCAACTCATTCCCACCGAGGAGATGGTGCTCAAGCTCCGCGCGGCACTCGACGCGCGGACCGATCCCGATTTCGTCTTGATCGCGCGAACCGATGCCCGGGCGATCGAAGGCTTCGAGGGGGCCGTTGAGCGTGCGCGGCAGTACGCCGCGGCCGGCGCCGATCTCTGCTTCGTCGAAGCTCCCACGTCGCGCGAGGAGATCGAGCGACTCCCGCGGTCGGTCGGTCATCCTCTGCTGGTGAACATGCTCACGGGCGGGCGCACACCGATTTTTTCCGCCGAGGAGTTGGAGCAGCTTGGCTATCGCATCACGGTCTGTCCGGTCGCACCGCTACTCGCCAGCGGCGCGGTGCTGAGGCGTCTGGCCACCGAGCTATTGAGCGCAGGCCGCGTCGACCATCTTGCCGACAAGATGATGACCTTCGACGAAGTGAAGCAGTTGCTCGGAGTGCCCGAGTTGCTGGGGCTGCGCGAACGTCTCGAACGCCGCCGGTGA
- the folE gene encoding GTP cyclohydrolase I FolE: MSTLSQRHAEAGSGSLADEQEEDAPGKAHAAVDQERIQRAVREILFAVGENPDREGLRETPARVGRMYAELFSGLHEDPRIHLKKFFTEKYDEIVLVRDISFDSMCEHHMLPFMGKAHIGYVPNGKVVGLSKLARVVEVVARRPQVQERMTETIADLLVSELDVKGVAVVIEATHTCMTIRGIRKPGSLCLTSAMRGIFRSNLSSRSEVMTLIYGERR, from the coding sequence ATGTCTACTTTGTCGCAACGCCACGCGGAAGCGGGCTCGGGCAGTCTTGCCGACGAGCAGGAAGAGGATGCGCCGGGCAAGGCGCACGCGGCCGTCGACCAGGAACGCATCCAGCGCGCCGTCCGCGAGATCCTCTTTGCCGTGGGCGAGAATCCCGATCGCGAAGGGCTCCGCGAGACGCCGGCGCGCGTGGGACGCATGTATGCCGAGCTCTTCAGCGGGCTGCACGAAGACCCCCGCATCCACCTGAAGAAGTTCTTCACCGAAAAGTACGACGAGATCGTGCTGGTGCGCGACATCAGCTTCGACAGCATGTGCGAGCACCACATGCTCCCCTTCATGGGCAAGGCGCATATTGGCTATGTGCCCAACGGAAAGGTCGTCGGCCTGAGCAAGTTGGCCCGTGTCGTCGAAGTCGTCGCGCGGCGCCCTCAAGTGCAAGAACGCATGACGGAGACGATCGCCGATCTGCTGGTGAGCGAACTCGACGTGAAGGGAGTCGCCGTCGTGATCGAGGCGACGCACACCTGCATGACCATCCGCGGCATCCGCAAGCCGGGCAGCCTGTGCCTCACGTCGGCGATGCGTGGCATCTTCCGCTCGAATCTGTCGAGCCGTTCGGAAGTGATGACGCTGATCTATGGGGAGCGACGCTGA